Part of the Arthrobacter globiformis genome is shown below.
CGCCGATCCCGTAGCCGTCGAACGCCATGGCACCGAGGTCCTGGCAGGCCTTGCGGCGCAGGTCCTCGTACTGGGCGCCCTGGATCACGCCGAACAGCGCCTGGTACGGCTTGCCCGAGCGTTCGGCAGTGAGCCGGAAGTGCTCCTCGATGCACCGCAAAGCCCAGCGCCGGGTGCGCTCCAGCGATTCCTCCTGGTATCCCCGCGAGTTCTGCAGCGTGGTGAGCTCGTCGAACGCGAACATGATGTCCGCGCCGATCTGATGCTGGACCTGCATGGAGATCTCGGGCGAGAAGCGGTGGCGGTCCCCGTTGAGGTGGCTCTTGAACCACACGCCGTCCTCGTCCACATGGGCCAGCCGCTCCTTGCCCGGCGCCACAGCATCGTCGGGCCCCGAGGAATCGACGGACTTCATGTCGATGACCTTCTTGAACCCCGACCCGAGGCTCATCACCTGGAAGCCACCCGAATCTGTGAAGGTGGGCCCGGGCCAGTTCATGAAGGCGCCCAGGCCGCCGGCTTCGTCCAGGATCTCGGGGCCGGGCTGGAGGTACAGGTGGTAGGCGTTGGCCAGCAGTGCCTGGGCGCCGAGCTCAGCCATGCACTCGGGAAGCACGGATTTCACCGTGGCCTTGGTGCCGACGGCGATAAAGGCCGGCGTCTGGATCTCGCCGTGAGGGGTGGTGATGGTGCCGGTCCGGCCCAGGAACCCGCCTCCGTTGGCGCTCACCTGTTCGGCGGCGGGGCTGCATGTTTCAGTGAGGCGCTTGCCCACGCGGAAGGAAAACTCGGACTGACGGGCGGCCGGGGCCGGTGCAGAAGGGGAAGACAGTTCAGGATTGGCGGGCACGGTTCAAGTGTGCCAGCTAACAGCCCCGGACCTTCACTGGATGGGTTCTGATGTGGGGTAGTTCTCAGAGCGCCAGTCGTCCCACAGGGAGCGGATCGTTTCCATGCTGTTCGCGCCGAGATCGTACAGCGAGAGGATCACCATCGATCCGCCGTCGGGCCTTTTCTCGGGAATCACGGGCTGGTCAGCCACGATCAGCAGGCCCTCGCCGTGCTCCGCATAGCTGTGTACGGTGAGTCCCACCTGATGGTTGGTCTTGTGCCAGACCCTCCCCGAGATTTCCTCGCCGGTGCCCAGGGTGAGCGCATACTCTTCGCCGGGGGCGGGGATGTCCTTGAGCCCGAGTTTCTCGATGGCGGACCCGCCGCTGCCGGGGACGGAGAAATAGCAGGTCCGGCGTTTGCCGTGGGGATGGCGCTCCAGTGCAAACCTCAGCTGCTGCAGGAAGATGAGCCATCCTTGGGTGATGTCCTCGTCCCACGCGGCCCATTCCGAGTTGTGGTCCATGCCGGCGCGTGTGACGCTGACCTCTGTCCCGGTGGGCACGGGTTTCAGCGTAAAGACGTCGCCGCCGTCGACGGTCAGTGTGGTGTGGTCCGGCCCTTCGACCACGTTCTTGCCGAAGTAGATCTCATTGATTTCCGCCGCCAAATCGTCGGCTTCCCAGCCATGCCACTGCGCGACTTTCGAGGGTTCACGCAGCATCGTCCAAACCTGCGGCGCGTCCGAATTGATCACAAGGCTGAGATTGTTCGTCATGGCCTGAATCTACAACTTGGGGTGCAACCCGGGCTAGAGGAATATCCGGCGGAAAACGGGTTCAGTCGTCCAGGAGGCAGGCCTGGGCTGCCTAGGCCCGCACGGATTCCAGTTCGTTCGCAATCCGCCGCTCCAGTTCTGATCCGCTGATGGTCTGCGATCCGCCGTGGGCGCGAAGGAACAGCAGCGATTCCAAGCGCAGCAGCCGCCACTCGCGCTCCGCCTCATGGTTGGAGTTGTCGATGGAGCGGAAAATCTCTTTGTCGTACAGGTTCGGCTCGTTGAGGGAGCGCTGGCGCACCCTGGCCTGCATCCGCGCCTTGAACGGATCCGTCTCCTGGTTGTCCGGAGCCCGGAGCAGCTTCTCATACACGGCGGCCCGGCCCTTCTGCCCCGTCTGGCGGCACACGTAGCTGGAAAGCGCGAGCGACGCCTCCACCGATCCCCAGCGCCCCGGGTTGCCGTCGAAGGGCAGCACGTTCAGCAGGTCGGCGACCGCCAGCGCGGCCTCGGCGTCCTTGAGCATGACGAACAGCTCATGCGCGAGGTCGCTCAGGTCCTTCAGGCAGCTGCCGGACTTGGTGTTGATGCCCTTGACCAGCTTGTCGGCCAGCAGCTGCACCCCGGTGGAGTCCGGATGGGCCTCCGCCACGGCTTCCACCACGGACTCAGGCGTTCCGGAGGGCTGCGGGATGAGGGCCAGATCTTCGGCGCTGGGGCCGACCACCACCGGGGTGGTGGACGGCAATGGAGGTACGACGACGGCGGGAGGCGCCGTCCGCGCAGGCTCCCCAGCGCCGTCGTTCCCCACTCCGGAGTTCCCCACAACGGCAAGGGGAGTGCCGGCGTCGGACGCCTGGGCGTCCGCCGTTTGGGCTGCACCGTCCGCCGTTCCGGCGCGGTCAGCGATGGCAGCACCTTCGACGACGGCAGCGGTCTTCACAGCGTGATTGGCGGCGTCTGCCGGGGAGGAGGAACCGTCAACCGCGGGTCCCGGGATCCGGACGGACGAGCCGGCAGCGATGCGCAGCGTGCCGCCGCCCGTGAGGGTCGCAAGGATGATGGCGGGGCTGCCGAAATCATCGGTTTCGACTTCCACGGAGTGGATTTCCGCGGACCGCTCGCCATCCGGCAAGAGCAGGTGGTCGCCCGCCCGCAGAGAGCCCGCCTGCTGTTCACGGTAGGTCTTGGCAGCTGCAGGGTGGGTCATCGGGAGTCCTTAAGTTCTCTTGCGGTCCGCCCAACAGTCTACAAAGGAGAGGCTGCGAAGTCTGGGAGGCGCGGGCGCCCGGGCGTCAGCTGCCGACGCCGGCGTAGGCCAGGGCCTGGCGCACCAGGGCGCCGCGGCCGCCGGCGAACTCGAGCTGCACGCCGTCGCTGAGCACTTCCTGGGGCGTCATCCAGGTCAGCTCCAGCGCGTCCTGGCGGGGATCGCATTCGCCGGTTACAGGGATGATGTAGGCCAGTGAAACGGCGTGCTGGCGGTCGTCAGTGAAGCCGGTGTGAGAGGGCGCGGGGAAGTATTCGGCAACGGTGAAAGGCACCGGGCTGATGGGCAGCTGGGGGAATGCCAGCGGGCCGAGGTCTTTTTCCATGTGGCGCAGCAGTGCGGCGCGGATGGTCTCGCGGTAGAGCACCCGCCCGGAGACGAGCGACCGGACCATGGCGCCGTCCTCGTCCGCCTGCAAGAGCGTGCCCACCTCATTCACGAATCCGAGCGGATCCAGCCGGACCGGCACCGCCTCCACGTAGACCATCGGAAGCCTGCCTCGGGCTTCGAAGAGATCTTCGTCCGAGAGCCAGCCGGGGTTGGGGTCAGGGGTGCGCACGTTCATGAGTCATTTTTACCCCATCGCCACAGGTGCGGCCGCCGATGCGTGAGATTCCAACGCTTCGAGGCGGCCAAAGCGACGAGATCTCACCCCTCGATTTGCCGTCCTGAACCGCCGCTGCGGCATGCCGGGGAGCGGTACGGGAGCCGGGGTACGGAAGCGGGGCGCTACGACGGGCGCCGGGCGGCAATCCAGAGCGGTGCCCGCTGAGCTGCCGCGCCGTCGTTGTCCGGGTGGGGCACATGCAGGGTGCGTCCGAAGGCCTCCTCGGTCAGCGTAACGTCGTGTCCCGCGGCGGTGAGACGGTCCCGCAGGGCGTCGATGTCGCCGCCGTATTCGAACCCCAGCCCTGCGTGCGCCGCGCCCGTGCCGGGGCGCGCCATCAGTACACCGCCGTTCTTGGCCGTGAAATCGGCGGTTTCGTCGTCGTCCGGGACCGGCCGGAAGCGCGCGCCGATGTCCCGCAGAGCCTGGGCGGCGGCGGTCACATCCTCGCTGAACCAGACCTCCACCACGGCCAGCGCCGGATCCGCATCCGCGCCGATGGCCCCGTGGGCGGCCTTGTCGGCGAAGAAGCTGAAACCGTCCGCGCCCGTGATCCGGCAGGAGTCGCCGTGGTCCGCGCGGACGAGTTCGGCGGAGGAAGTATCCGATTCAGCGCCGGACTGGTTGGTGCGCCGGGCAAATTCCTCGAGGTCGCCGACCTCCACGCCAAAGTGGGTGACGCCGTCCTCCGCGGCGCCCGGCTCGGCCTGGTGCAGCGCCAGTCGGCCGGCCCCGGCGTCGTACTCCCGCCAGGAGCCCTCGTCGGTGGACTTGATCATCCCCAGATCGGTAAGGAGCCGCTCCCAGGGTTCTACCCGGGACGTGAAGTGAATGGGGCGGACACGAAGCATGCTCTCTCCTCGAACTCGAAACACCTGGATCCCGAAAACGGCGCCGACATGGCCATGATGCCACGTCTTGAATCGCGTGGCACCGGGTTGAATCCGCAGGCGTGCGGGGCAGAATAGGCGCATGGCTGTAGAACTCGAGGAACTGCTGGTGCCTGACGCCGTCGCGTGGCGGACGTGGCTGGAATCCCACCACAGCGACAGCCCCGGCGTCTGGCTGGTCCTGCACAAAAAGGGCGGCAACGTCACCGAACTCGACTACGACGCCGCCCTGGACGAGGCGCTGTGCTTCGGCTGGATTGACGGCCAGGTCAAGAAGCGCGACGGCGACAGCTACCTCCAGCGCATGACCCGCCGGGGTGCCAAGAGCCCCTGGTCGGAACGGAACGTCGGCCACGTGGCCCGCCTTGAGGCGGAAGGGAAGATGACAGTCCCGGGCCGTGCCGCCGTCGACGCCGCCAAAGCGGACGGCCGCTGGGAGGCCGCCTATTCGGGACAGGCGACGGCGGAGGTCCCAACTGATCTGGCCGCTGCCATCGCCGCCGTGCCCCAGGCGCAGGCCATGTTCGATGTGCTGACCTCGGTGAACCGCTACGCGCTGATCTACCGCACCAATTCGGTCAAGCAGGCCTCGACCCGGGAGCGGAAAATCGCGGGGTTTGTTGAGATGCTGGCCCGCGGCGAGACGCCGTATCCGCAGAAGAAGCGCCCGGTGCAGAATCCCGCTGGTTGAGCCCGGTGCTTCATTCCGCTGGTTGAGCCTGGTCGGCATTCCGCTGGTTGAGTCTGGTCGAAACCAGCTGGCCGGGTCAAGGAGAAGGGCGGCCGCGCTAAAATTGGTGCCAACTCCCAACACGAACGGCGAACATGCAGCGGTATTCCCTACGCACGCTGAGCCCACGCGGGCGGTGGATTGCGGCGGCAGTGGTTTTGGCTCTGGTGCTGGCCGCGGCAGCGGTTATCGGCCTCGCCGGGCGTTCGGGCGACGGCGGAACGCAGGGCGGGGCCGGACCCCAAAGCAGCGGACACCAGGGCAGCGGCACCCAGAGCGAAGCCCCGAAGTCGTTCAACAGGCCCGAGGGCACCTCGCAGTTCAGGCCTTCCTACCACCTCACTCCTGCCAAGGAGTGGATGAACGATCCGCAGCGGCCGTTCCTGCTGGACGGGGTGTGGCACTACTACTACCTCTACAACGCGGACCACCCCGAGGGGAACGGCACCGAATGGTTCCACGTCACCAGCACCGATCTGGTGCACTGGAAGGACGAAGGCGTCGCCATCGAAAAGTTCAAGAACGGCCTCGGGGACATTGAGACCGGCAGCGCCGTGGTGGACCAGGACAACGCAGCCGGCTTCGGCAAGGGCGCCGTCGTCGCCATCATGACCCAGCAGGACAAGGGCGTGCAGCGGCAGTCCCTGTTCTACTCCACGGACAAGGGCTACACCTTCAAGGCCGCCGACGGCAATCCGGTCATGGAGAACCCCGGCGTCCAGCACTGGCGCGATCCCAAAATCATCCGTGACGAGGCCCGCGGACAGTGGGTCATGGCTTTGGCCGAGGGGGAGAAGATCGGCCTGTACACCTCAACGGACCTCAAGGACTGGCGCTACGTGTCCGGCTTCGAGCGGAAAGGCCTGGGCATCCTCGAATGCCCGGATCTCTTCCAGCTGGATGTCGACGGCGACCCCGCCAAGCGCACCTGGGTCCTGGCCGCCAGCGCGAACGGCACCGCGGAAGGGCGGACCACCGGGGTGGCCTACTGGACCGGAAGCTTTGACGGAACCACGTTCACCCCCGCGGATGACAAACACCAGTGGCTCGACGCCGGCGCCGACTTCTATGCCGCCGTCACCTGGGACGATCCCCGGCTCCCGGAAAACGAGCGGATGGCCTCCCGGCACGCGATCGGCTGGATGAACAACTGGACATACGCGCGGCAACTGCCCACCACGGACTGGCGGGGCGGCGCCGACTCCATCGTCCGGGACATCCGGCTGAAGACGGTGCAGGGCCGGCCCACGCTCGTCTCCACCCCCACCGCGGCGCTGTCCGCGCTGGACGGCGAAGCCAAGACGGCCGGCAGCAGGGCCTTGACCCCGGAGGGCGCCGGCGAGCTTCCCGCGGCCGCAGGCGGGGCCTATCGGCTGGACGTGACCCTGGAACGTGCACCGGGCGACGACGGCACGGAGGCCCTGCTGAAACTTGGCAGCGGCGGCGCGGACTACGCCACGGTGGGCTACAACTTCGAGGCGGGCACGGCGTCGGTGAGCCGGGCGGCGGCGGTCCCGGGCGCCGAAGCCCTCGGACCTCTCTTCACCGAGCGGAGGAGCGCCCAGAGCCGGCCCCGCAGCGGCAGCGCTCAGGGCAGCTCACCAGGCAGGGGCAGCGTGGACCTGACCATCTTCGTGGACTATTCCTCCGTGGAGGTCTTCGTGAACGGCGGGGAGCAGACCCTGACGTCGGTGGTACTGCCGCGGTCCGGCCAGCCGGCAGTCAGCGCCGCCACCGCCGGCGGGAAGCTGACGCTGAAGTCATTCAAATACACCCCGCTGGCAACCGTGCTGTCTGCACGCTAGACGCACCGGTGCCTTAAAAGGCGGCGCCAGCAGAAACGTCAGCGGAACGTCAGTCGGACTCGAGCGGGAAGGCCACGGCTTCCCCCACCACGCGCAGGCACAGTTCCGTGCCCGGCTGGGCGATGGACGCGTTCCAGTGCCGGATGGTGATCACTTCACCGCCGCCGGGATAGCGGTGGTCGGGCATGGCGCCGGCCAGCTGGGGCGGCACGGCAAGCTTGAGCCGCACGGTGGTTTCGGGGCCGAAGTAGTCGGTATCCACCACCACGCCGCGGATGGGCCCGTCCTCGGCGATCCGGATCTGCTCCGGACGCAGCATGAGCTGGACGCGGCCCTGCGCGGGCGGACGCCGGACCGGAATCCCGCCCAGCGAGCAGGTGGCCAGCGACCCCTCCATCCACGCGTCGAGGATCACGGCGTCGCCCAGAAATTCGGCCGTGGCGCGGTCCGCCGGCCGGGTGTAGACCACGAACGGGTTGCCGATCTGTGCCAGCTTGCCGCCCCGCATGACCGCCACCTGGTCCGCGAAGGACAGCGCCTCAGCCTGGTCGTGGGTGACCAGGATGGTGGTCACGCCGGCCTCGTTGAGGACCTTGGCCACCGCCCTCCGGGTGGCCACCCGGAGCCCGGCATCCAGGGCGGAGAACGGCTCGTCCAGCAGCATGAGCTCGGGTTCCCGGGCCAGTGCCCGGGCCAGGGCGACGCGCTGCTGCTGCCCGCCGGAGAGCTGGTGCGGCCGGCGCTTGGCCATGGCGGTGTCCAGCGACACCATCTCGAGGAGTTCGTTGACCCGGGCGTTAACCGCGCGCCGGCCGCCGTCGAGCTTTGCGGCACTGAGCCCGAACGCGATGTTCTGCCCCACGGTCAGGTGC
Proteins encoded:
- a CDS encoding SRPBCC domain-containing protein — translated: MTNNLSLVINSDAPQVWTMLREPSKVAQWHGWEADDLAAEINEIYFGKNVVEGPDHTTLTVDGGDVFTLKPVPTGTEVSVTRAGMDHNSEWAAWDEDITQGWLIFLQQLRFALERHPHGKRRTCYFSVPGSGGSAIEKLGLKDIPAPGEEYALTLGTGEEISGRVWHKTNHQVGLTVHSYAEHGEGLLIVADQPVIPEKRPDGGSMVILSLYDLGANSMETIRSLWDDWRSENYPTSEPIQ
- a CDS encoding glycoside hydrolase family 32 protein, producing MQRYSLRTLSPRGRWIAAAVVLALVLAAAAVIGLAGRSGDGGTQGGAGPQSSGHQGSGTQSEAPKSFNRPEGTSQFRPSYHLTPAKEWMNDPQRPFLLDGVWHYYYLYNADHPEGNGTEWFHVTSTDLVHWKDEGVAIEKFKNGLGDIETGSAVVDQDNAAGFGKGAVVAIMTQQDKGVQRQSLFYSTDKGYTFKAADGNPVMENPGVQHWRDPKIIRDEARGQWVMALAEGEKIGLYTSTDLKDWRYVSGFERKGLGILECPDLFQLDVDGDPAKRTWVLAASANGTAEGRTTGVAYWTGSFDGTTFTPADDKHQWLDAGADFYAAVTWDDPRLPENERMASRHAIGWMNNWTYARQLPTTDWRGGADSIVRDIRLKTVQGRPTLVSTPTAALSALDGEAKTAGSRALTPEGAGELPAAAGGAYRLDVTLERAPGDDGTEALLKLGSGGADYATVGYNFEAGTASVSRAAAVPGAEALGPLFTERRSAQSRPRSGSAQGSSPGRGSVDLTIFVDYSSVEVFVNGGEQTLTSVVLPRSGQPAVSAATAGGKLTLKSFKYTPLATVLSAR
- a CDS encoding YdeI/OmpD-associated family protein, which encodes MAVELEELLVPDAVAWRTWLESHHSDSPGVWLVLHKKGGNVTELDYDAALDEALCFGWIDGQVKKRDGDSYLQRMTRRGAKSPWSERNVGHVARLEAEGKMTVPGRAAVDAAKADGRWEAAYSGQATAEVPTDLAAAIAAVPQAQAMFDVLTSVNRYALIYRTNSVKQASTRERKIAGFVEMLARGETPYPQKKRPVQNPAG
- a CDS encoding DUF6707 family protein; this translates as MTHPAAAKTYREQQAGSLRAGDHLLLPDGERSAEIHSVEVETDDFGSPAIILATLTGGGTLRIAAGSSVRIPGPAVDGSSSPADAANHAVKTAAVVEGAAIADRAGTADGAAQTADAQASDAGTPLAVVGNSGVGNDGAGEPARTAPPAVVVPPLPSTTPVVVGPSAEDLALIPQPSGTPESVVEAVAEAHPDSTGVQLLADKLVKGINTKSGSCLKDLSDLAHELFVMLKDAEAALAVADLLNVLPFDGNPGRWGSVEASLALSSYVCRQTGQKGRAAVYEKLLRAPDNQETDPFKARMQARVRQRSLNEPNLYDKEIFRSIDNSNHEAEREWRLLRLESLLFLRAHGGSQTISGSELERRIANELESVRA
- a CDS encoding VOC family protein; this translates as MLRVRPIHFTSRVEPWERLLTDLGMIKSTDEGSWREYDAGAGRLALHQAEPGAAEDGVTHFGVEVGDLEEFARRTNQSGAESDTSSAELVRADHGDSCRITGADGFSFFADKAAHGAIGADADPALAVVEVWFSEDVTAAAQALRDIGARFRPVPDDDETADFTAKNGGVLMARPGTGAAHAGLGFEYGGDIDALRDRLTAAGHDVTLTEEAFGRTLHVPHPDNDGAAAQRAPLWIAARRPS
- a CDS encoding ABC transporter ATP-binding protein, whose translation is MTEQSPSRLPEPRISRSVAPSTNSHLEIEAVTKNFGSQAVLKGVNLSVAKGGTTAIVGPSGSGKTTLLRLIAGFEHPGTGSISLNGSPVAGDGVWKPAHKRHVGYVAQDGALFPHLTVGQNIAFGLSAAKLDGGRRAVNARVNELLEMVSLDTAMAKRRPHQLSGGQQQRVALARALAREPELMLLDEPFSALDAGLRVATRRAVAKVLNEAGVTTILVTHDQAEALSFADQVAVMRGGKLAQIGNPFVVYTRPADRATAEFLGDAVILDAWMEGSLATCSLGGIPVRRPPAQGRVQLMLRPEQIRIAEDGPIRGVVVDTDYFGPETTVRLKLAVPPQLAGAMPDHRYPGGGEVITIRHWNASIAQPGTELCLRVVGEAVAFPLESD
- a CDS encoding NUDIX hydrolase family protein gives rise to the protein MNVRTPDPNPGWLSDEDLFEARGRLPMVYVEAVPVRLDPLGFVNEVGTLLQADEDGAMVRSLVSGRVLYRETIRAALLRHMEKDLGPLAFPQLPISPVPFTVAEYFPAPSHTGFTDDRQHAVSLAYIIPVTGECDPRQDALELTWMTPQEVLSDGVQLEFAGGRGALVRQALAYAGVGS
- the tgt gene encoding tRNA guanosine(34) transglycosylase Tgt, with product MPANPELSSPSAPAPAARQSEFSFRVGKRLTETCSPAAEQVSANGGGFLGRTGTITTPHGEIQTPAFIAVGTKATVKSVLPECMAELGAQALLANAYHLYLQPGPEILDEAGGLGAFMNWPGPTFTDSGGFQVMSLGSGFKKVIDMKSVDSSGPDDAVAPGKERLAHVDEDGVWFKSHLNGDRHRFSPEISMQVQHQIGADIMFAFDELTTLQNSRGYQEESLERTRRWALRCIEEHFRLTAERSGKPYQALFGVIQGAQYEDLRRKACQDLGAMAFDGYGIGGALEKENLGTIVRWCNEELPENKPRHLLGISEPDDIFTAIENGADTFDCVSPTRVARNSAFYTPDGRFNLSGAKYKRDFGPLQDGCDCYACQNYSRAYIHHLFKAKEMLSATLISIHNERFVVKMVDDARLAIEAGDFFEFKAETLGRYYS